From Coturnix japonica isolate 7356 chromosome 1, Coturnix japonica 2.1, whole genome shotgun sequence, the proteins below share one genomic window:
- the CTTNBP2 gene encoding cortactin-binding protein 2 isoform X4 translates to MLLNEEGLDINYSCEDGYSALYSAATNGHTDCVSLLLTAEAQVDAADKNGFTPLCSAVAQGHVKCAELLLMYQADINHAAERGQTPLYLACKYGNNDCIKLLLERGADRTVKTSDGWSPIHAAVDSGNVDSLKLLMYYGEPNNGNSFADIEPNSNYFDLESREDGCNSRRKPVISADLINHADKEGWTAAHIAASKGFKNCLEILCSHGGLEAEKKDKCNRTLHDVATDDCKHLLENLNALNVPVRISVSGIEPAHCGTEEFDTENTICALNIRKQTTWDDFSKAVNQAVTNHFQAIASDGWRSLEELSFNGAAESNIGLSASSILSVKLGNISWSTGQIFPQPPWDFLKKNRAEHITVFLFGPQEGCLNSVTYASMIHLQTLQNYLRLVEQYHNVIFHGPEGSLQDYIAYQIAACMKQKQVAAGSTCDIIKVEVDAGFSKEQLAELFISSACLVPVKQPPVSKTTIVILENLERASLSELLGDFLAPLENRSSDNSCTIQRANGASGAFYFHENCFLLGTIAKCHLHGSDLLVQQHFRWVQLRWDGEPMCGLLQRFLRRKVINKFRGKLPPPCDPVCKIIDWILAVWHQLNSCLSRLGAPEALMGPKHFFSCPVVPGHGQATVKWMSKLWNVVIAPRVQEAILSRASVRRLSVPGQTIAQKNPSQGQQAVVKAALSILLNKAVLHGCPLPRTELDNYIADFKGGTFPLSVVSSYKNCSKKRGENASWRKVSTSPRKKSGHLSSQSWNKQDIGSEGKSKTMLQPNCKKRASLATKSSEKDQLRTLNLEQRLSLGSDDEVDLVQELQSMCSSKSEPDISKIADSKDALLMFSNSQNKPVFSASGTNPSKTTKQKDGIRPLSSSRTVESSKSKTELGGSRVKSFLPVPRSKATQPSQSTKKKQQQ, encoded by the exons ATGCTGCTTAATGAAGAAGGACTGGACATTAATTACTCTTGTGAAGATGGCTATTCTGCCTTGTATTCTGCTGCTACGAATGGACACACAG ATTGCGTGAGTTTGCTGCTGACTGCAGAAGCACAAGTTGATGCTGCTGATAAAAATGGCTTTACACCCTTGTGTTCAGCAGTTGCTCAGGGACATGTCAA GTGTGCAGAATTATTACTTATGTATCAGGCTGATATTAACCATGCTGCTGAAAGAGGACAGACACCTTTGTACCTGGCCTGCAAATATGGAAACAATGATTGTATTAAGCTCTTGTTGGAAAGAGGAGCAGATCGAACAGTAAAAACCAGT gaTGGCTGGTCACCCATTCACGCAGCAGTGGATTCTGGTAATGTTGACAGTCTCAAGCTCCTTATGTACTATGGAGAGCCAAACAATGGGAACTCTTTTGCTGATATAGAGCCTAATTCAAACTACTTTGACTTGGAGAGCAGAGAAGATGGCTGTAACAGTAGAAGAAAACCTGTTATTTCTGCAGATCTCATCAACCATGCTGACAAAGAGGGTTGGACTGCTGCCCACATAGCAGCATCAAAAGGCTTTAAG AACTGTCTAGAAATCCTTTGTAGCCATGGTGGACTagaggctgaaaaaaaagataaatgtaaTCGAACATTACATGATGTTGCTACTGATGATTGCAAACATCTTCTAGAAAACTTAA atgCTCTTAATGTGCCTGTCAGGATTTCAGTCAGTGGCATTGAACCAGCCCATTGTGGTACTGAGGAATTtgatacagaaaatacaatatGTGCTTTAAATATCCGCAAACAAACAACATGGGAtgatttttcaaaagcagtgaaTCAGGCAGTGACAAATCATTTCCAAGCAATTGCTTCTGATGGGTGGAGGAGCCTAGAAGAGCTGTCATTTAATGGTGCTGCAGAATCCAACATTGGCCTCAGTGCAAGCAGTATATTATCTGTCAAACTAG gaAACATTTCATGGTCAACAGGTCAGATTTTTCCCCAACCACCATGGGACTTTTTGAAGAAGAACAGAGCTGAGCATATCACggtgtttttgtttg gaccTCAAGAAGGCTGCCTAAATAGTGTGACTTATGCATCTATGATCCATCTTCAGACTCTTCAGAACTACCTCCGCTTG GTTGAACAGTACCATAATGTCATCTTCCATGGTCCAGAAGGGAGTTTGCAAGACTACATAGCGTATCAGATAGCAGCCTGCATGAAG caaaaacaagtGGCTGCAGGATCTACATGTGATATCATTAAAGTTGAAGTGGATGCTGGTTTCTCCAAGGAGCAGCTTGCAGAATTGTTCATCAGTAGTG cttgTCTGGTCCCAGTTAAACAGCCTCCTGTAAGCAAGACAACCATTGTGATTTTAGAGAATCTGGAGAGAGCATCTTTATCTGAATTACTCGGAGATTTTCTGGCACCTCTTGAGAATCGTAGCTCAGACAATTCTTGCACTATTCAGAGAG CAAATGGAGCTTCTGGTGCCTTTTACTTTCATGAGAACTGCTTCTTATTGGGGACAATCGCCAAGTGTCATCTTCACGGATCTGACCTACTAGTCCAGCAGCACTTCCGCTGGGTTCAGCTTAGGTGGGATGGAGAACCAATGTGTGGCTTGCTTCAGAGGTTTTTAAGAAGAAAGGTTATAAACAAG ttCAGAGGCAAACTACCTCCGCCATGTGATCCTGTGTGCAAGATCATAGACTGGATTCTCGCTGTTTGGCACCAGCTAAACTCTTGCTTATCTCGCCTCGGAGCACCTGAAGCTCTTATGGGgccaaaacattttttctcttgtccAGTGGTGCCAGGGCATGGCCAAGCAACAGTGAA GTGGATGTCCAAGTTGTGGAATGTTGTGATAGCTcccagagttcaagaagcaaTACTCTCCAGAGCCTCCGTGAGAAGACTGTCTGTACCAGGGCAAACAATAGCCCAAAAAAATCCTAGCCAAGGTCAACAAGCTGTTGTTAAAGCTGCTCTCAGTATCTTGCTAAATAAAGCCGTTTTGCATGGCTGTCCTCTGCCCAGAACAG AGTTAGATAATTACATAGCAGATTTTAAGGGTGGAACTTTTCCTTTATCCGTGGTTTCGAGCTACAAAAACTGTAGtaagaaaagaggagagaatgCTTCTTGGAGAAAAGTGAGCACAAGTCCTCGCAAAAAGTCAGGCCACTTGTCCTCCCAGTCATGGAATAAGCAGGATATAGGTAGTGAAG gaaaatccAAGACGATGTTGCAACCAAACTGTAAGAAAAGAGCTTCTCTAGCCACTAA ATCCTCAGAGAAAGATCAGTTGAGAACACTGAATCTAGAGCAAAGGCTGTCCCTTGGTTCTGACGATGAAGTAGATCTTGTCCAGGAACTTCAAAGTATGTGCTCCAGCAAGTCTGAGCCTGATATAAGCAAG
- the CTTNBP2 gene encoding cortactin-binding protein 2 isoform X3, with protein MATEGASGEPGSGAQEDSAATAAKREFDVDNLSKPELRMLLSIMEGELEARDLVIEALRARRKEVFIQERYGRFNLSDPFLALQRDFEAGAGEKERKPICMNPLSILEAVMAHCRKMQERMSAQLAASENRQKKLEMEKFQLQNLELEHKRLSARLEEERGKNKHIVLMLVKECKQLSGRIVEEAQKLEEVMSKFEEEKKKASELEESLAAEKQKSTQMEAQMEKQLSEFDTEREQLRAKLHREEAHTSDLREERDKMIKMIEQLKKENESKANLSLKNKEKSKDRSFVSVSVETEEPVSRTIACQTDPVAVDSSAENMKKLPLTVSVKPSAVNPLVSGNTKMNVCANAAFVKPVIDRQSSNNELVPPTTPVLTQSPNRIEENGPSTGLSPDLPSSTSPLSNSTSLSTPSAPTVATQNYSLTSSMHSLHSASASSTGQPGLNPRIQAARFRFQVNANDPDQNGNTTQSPPSRDVSPTSRDNLVAKQVARNTVTQVLSRFTSPQSSTPARPGVSHSMDAGTYPPVGRMNLKTPSVSRIDRGNPPPIPPKKPGLSQTPSPPHPQLKVLMDSSRSPNTSAKTDSKTVTSPLSSSPQGIRVINEEIISKSSPQLPPKPAIDLSVAPAGCAIPAVATSQVGAWPSHFPGLNQPACSENSFVIPTTIACSSSINPVSASSCRPCDSDSLLVTASGWSSSLTPLLTSGGPVPLGGRPTLLHQAAAQGNVTLLSMLLNEEGLDINYSCEDGYSALYSAATNGHTVCVYSQFIDCVSLLLTAEAQVDAADKNGFTPLCSAVAQGHVKCAELLLMYQADINHAAERGQTPLYLACKYGNNDCIKLLLERGADRTVKTSDGWSPIHAAVDSGNVDSLKLLMYYGEPNNGNSFADIEPNSNYFDLESREDGCNSRRKPVISADLINHADKEGWTAAHIAASKGFKNCLEILCSHGGLEAEKKDKCNRTLHDVATDDCKHLLENLNALNVPVRISVSGIEPAHCGTEEFDTENTICALNIRKQTTWDDFSKAVNQAVTNHFQAIASDGWRSLEELSFNGAAESNIGLSASSILSVKLGNISWSTGQIFPQPPWDFLKKNRAEHITVFLFGPQEGCLNSVTYASMIHLQTLQNYLRLVEQYHNVIFHGPEGSLQDYIAYQIAACMKQKQVAAGSTCDIIKVEVDAGFSKEQLAELFISSACLVPVKQPPVSKTTIVILENLERASLSELLGDFLAPLENRSSDNSCTIQRANGASGAFYFHENCFLLGTIAKCHLHGSDLLVQQHFRWVQLRWDGEPMCGLLQRFLRRKVINKFRGKLPPPCDPVCKIIDWILAVWHQLNSCLSRLGAPEALMGPKHFFSCPVVPGHGQATVKWMSKLWNVVIAPRVQEAILSRASVRRLSVPGQTIAQKNPSQGQQAVVKAALSILLNKAVLHGCPLPRTELDNYIADFKGGTFPLSVVSSYKNCSKKRGENASWRKVSTSPRKKSGHLSSQSWNKQDIGSEGKSKTMLQPNCKKRASLATK; from the exons gCACGACGCAAAGAAGTTTTTATCCAGGAACGATATGGAAGGTTTAATCTGAGTGACCCATTCCTGGCTCTTCAGAGAGACTTTGAGGCAGGGGCTggtgagaaagaaaggaagccaATCTGCATGAACCCTCTGTCCATTCTAGAAGCTGTTATGGCTCACTGCaggaaaatgcaagaaagaatGTCAGCTCAGTtggctgcttctgaaaacagacaaaagaag ctggaaatggaaaaatttCAGTTACAGAATCTTGAGCTGGAGCACAAAAGGCTATCTGCTCGTCTGGAAGAAGAACGAGGCAAGAATAAGCACATAGTGTTGATGCTAGTGAAAGAGTGTAAACAGTTATCTGGACGAATTGTAGAAGAAGCCCAGAAACTGGAAGAAGTCATGTCAAaatttgaagaggaaaagaaaaaggctagTGAACTGGAGGAGTCTCTTgcagctgagaaacaaaagagTACTCAAATGGAAGCTCAGATGGAAAAGCAGCTGTCTGAGTTTGACACAGAGAGGGAGCAGTTGCGTGCCAAACTTCATAGAGAAGAAGCACACACCAGTGAcctcagagaagaaagagataaaatgataaaaatgattGAGCAATTAAAGAAGGAGAATGAGAGTAAAGCTaatctttctcttaaaaataaagaaaaaagtaaagataggagttttgtttctgtttctgttgaaaCAGAAGAACCAGTTTCAAGAACTATTGCCTGCCAAACAGATCCTGTAGCTGTAGACAGTAGCGCTGAAAACATGAAGAAGTTGCCTTTGACTGTATCTGTGAAGCCTTCTGCAGTGAACCCCTTAGTGTCCGGCAATACAAAAATGAATGTGTGTGCTAATGCAGCATTTGTGAAGCCTGTCATTGATAGGCAGTCTTCAAATAATGAACTTGTCCCTCCTACAACTCCTGTTCTTACACAGAGTCCAAACAGAATTGAGGAAAATGGACCAAGTACAGGCCTATCACCTGATTTACCAAGTAGCACTTCCCCTCTTTCAAATAGTACTTCCCTTTCCACTCCTTCTGCACCAACTGTTGCAACTCAGAATTACTCACTGACTTCATCTATGCACAGTTTGCATTCCGCATCTGCCAGCTCTACTGGCCAGCCAGGCCTAAATCCACGAATCCAAGCAGCTAGGTTTAGATTTCAAGTAAATGCTAACGATCCAGACCAAAATGGAAACACAACCCAAAGCCCTCCCTCAAGGGATGTATCCCCTACCAGTCGTGACAACCTAGTTGCCAAGCAAGTAGCTCGAAATACCGTGACCCAAGTCCTTTCAAGATTTACAAGCCCTCAGAGCAGCACTCCAGCTCGCCCTGGGGTGTCACATTCAATGGATGCTGGCACCTACCCCCCAGTCGGTAGAATGAATTTAAAGACGCCTAGTGTATCAAGAATTGACAGAGGAAATCCTCCGCCTATTCCTCCTAAGAAACCAGGGCTTTCGCAGACTCCTTCTCCACCACACCCACAGCTAAAGGTTTTAATGGATAGTAGTCGATCCCCAAACACAAGTGCAAAAACTGATAGCAAAACTGTGACCTCACCTCTTTCAAGTTCACCACAAGGAATCAGGGTAATAAAtgaggaaattatttctaaGTCCTCACCTCAGCTGCCACCAAAACCTGCTATAGATTTATCTGTGgcacctgcaggctgtgccatTCCAGCCGTAGCCACATCTCAGGTGGGTGCCTGGCCTTCCCACTTCCCTGGACTGAACCAACCTGCATGTTCAGAAAATTCCTTTGTCATTCCCACCACCATTGCCTGTAGCTCCTCCATAAACCCTGTTAGTGCTTCATCCTGTAGACCATGTGATTCAGACAGCCTCCTGGTAACAGCATCAG GCTGGTCTTCCTCCCTAACCCCTTTGTTAACAAGCGGTGGTCCTGTCCCCCTGGGTGGCAGGCCCACCCTTCTTCACCaagctgctgcccagggaaatgTCACTTTATTATCAATGCTGCTTAATGAAGAAGGACTGGACATTAATTACTCTTGTGAAGATGGCTATTCTGCCTTGTATTCTGCTGCTACGAATGGACACACAG TTTGTGTTTATTCTCAATTTATAGATTGCGTGAGTTTGCTGCTGACTGCAGAAGCACAAGTTGATGCTGCTGATAAAAATGGCTTTACACCCTTGTGTTCAGCAGTTGCTCAGGGACATGTCAA GTGTGCAGAATTATTACTTATGTATCAGGCTGATATTAACCATGCTGCTGAAAGAGGACAGACACCTTTGTACCTGGCCTGCAAATATGGAAACAATGATTGTATTAAGCTCTTGTTGGAAAGAGGAGCAGATCGAACAGTAAAAACCAGT gaTGGCTGGTCACCCATTCACGCAGCAGTGGATTCTGGTAATGTTGACAGTCTCAAGCTCCTTATGTACTATGGAGAGCCAAACAATGGGAACTCTTTTGCTGATATAGAGCCTAATTCAAACTACTTTGACTTGGAGAGCAGAGAAGATGGCTGTAACAGTAGAAGAAAACCTGTTATTTCTGCAGATCTCATCAACCATGCTGACAAAGAGGGTTGGACTGCTGCCCACATAGCAGCATCAAAAGGCTTTAAG AACTGTCTAGAAATCCTTTGTAGCCATGGTGGACTagaggctgaaaaaaaagataaatgtaaTCGAACATTACATGATGTTGCTACTGATGATTGCAAACATCTTCTAGAAAACTTAA atgCTCTTAATGTGCCTGTCAGGATTTCAGTCAGTGGCATTGAACCAGCCCATTGTGGTACTGAGGAATTtgatacagaaaatacaatatGTGCTTTAAATATCCGCAAACAAACAACATGGGAtgatttttcaaaagcagtgaaTCAGGCAGTGACAAATCATTTCCAAGCAATTGCTTCTGATGGGTGGAGGAGCCTAGAAGAGCTGTCATTTAATGGTGCTGCAGAATCCAACATTGGCCTCAGTGCAAGCAGTATATTATCTGTCAAACTAG gaAACATTTCATGGTCAACAGGTCAGATTTTTCCCCAACCACCATGGGACTTTTTGAAGAAGAACAGAGCTGAGCATATCACggtgtttttgtttg gaccTCAAGAAGGCTGCCTAAATAGTGTGACTTATGCATCTATGATCCATCTTCAGACTCTTCAGAACTACCTCCGCTTG GTTGAACAGTACCATAATGTCATCTTCCATGGTCCAGAAGGGAGTTTGCAAGACTACATAGCGTATCAGATAGCAGCCTGCATGAAG caaaaacaagtGGCTGCAGGATCTACATGTGATATCATTAAAGTTGAAGTGGATGCTGGTTTCTCCAAGGAGCAGCTTGCAGAATTGTTCATCAGTAGTG cttgTCTGGTCCCAGTTAAACAGCCTCCTGTAAGCAAGACAACCATTGTGATTTTAGAGAATCTGGAGAGAGCATCTTTATCTGAATTACTCGGAGATTTTCTGGCACCTCTTGAGAATCGTAGCTCAGACAATTCTTGCACTATTCAGAGAG CAAATGGAGCTTCTGGTGCCTTTTACTTTCATGAGAACTGCTTCTTATTGGGGACAATCGCCAAGTGTCATCTTCACGGATCTGACCTACTAGTCCAGCAGCACTTCCGCTGGGTTCAGCTTAGGTGGGATGGAGAACCAATGTGTGGCTTGCTTCAGAGGTTTTTAAGAAGAAAGGTTATAAACAAG ttCAGAGGCAAACTACCTCCGCCATGTGATCCTGTGTGCAAGATCATAGACTGGATTCTCGCTGTTTGGCACCAGCTAAACTCTTGCTTATCTCGCCTCGGAGCACCTGAAGCTCTTATGGGgccaaaacattttttctcttgtccAGTGGTGCCAGGGCATGGCCAAGCAACAGTGAA GTGGATGTCCAAGTTGTGGAATGTTGTGATAGCTcccagagttcaagaagcaaTACTCTCCAGAGCCTCCGTGAGAAGACTGTCTGTACCAGGGCAAACAATAGCCCAAAAAAATCCTAGCCAAGGTCAACAAGCTGTTGTTAAAGCTGCTCTCAGTATCTTGCTAAATAAAGCCGTTTTGCATGGCTGTCCTCTGCCCAGAACAG AGTTAGATAATTACATAGCAGATTTTAAGGGTGGAACTTTTCCTTTATCCGTGGTTTCGAGCTACAAAAACTGTAGtaagaaaagaggagagaatgCTTCTTGGAGAAAAGTGAGCACAAGTCCTCGCAAAAAGTCAGGCCACTTGTCCTCCCAGTCATGGAATAAGCAGGATATAGGTAGTGAAG gaaaatccAAGACGATGTTGCAACCAAACTGTAAGAAAAGAGCTTCTCTAGCCACTAAGTAA